One stretch of Natronobacterium gregoryi SP2 DNA includes these proteins:
- a CDS encoding ParA family protein, with amino-acid sequence MRGITVTLQKGGVGKTTVSINLAERLAARGHDVLLIDVDPQGSATEGVGRGDTYTADTHLGHVLDPERPTTPVDLVRSAGSDVEFDLVPSHATLDRVAAEIRDTENGEAQLYRKLVRPLADRYDWVVFDSPPTIGPLSNAAIVATRQAVVPLQLSKPSADALTRTVTNQLFALNDRLPEREPIEILALVPNRVSGDNEEKRVLRALEDSQFESYLPPFARSDLLEDDVALGPGIRERVAFRRAYRSGVPLAAYDPDIDMLERLDALAETVEEKSRQIA; translated from the coding sequence GAGGGGGATCACAGTTACACTGCAGAAAGGTGGCGTCGGGAAGACGACAGTTTCGATCAATCTGGCCGAACGGCTCGCAGCGCGAGGGCACGACGTCCTCTTAATCGACGTCGATCCACAGGGAAGCGCGACCGAAGGTGTCGGGCGTGGCGATACCTACACCGCCGACACGCATCTGGGACACGTACTCGATCCAGAGCGGCCGACGACGCCCGTCGATCTGGTCCGGTCTGCCGGTTCCGACGTCGAGTTCGACCTCGTCCCCTCACACGCGACGCTGGATCGGGTTGCAGCGGAGATCCGAGACACAGAGAACGGCGAGGCTCAACTCTACCGGAAGCTCGTTCGCCCGCTCGCCGACCGCTACGATTGGGTCGTCTTCGACTCGCCGCCGACGATCGGCCCGCTCTCGAACGCAGCCATCGTCGCGACTCGCCAAGCAGTCGTCCCACTCCAACTCTCGAAACCGAGCGCCGACGCGCTGACCCGGACCGTCACCAATCAACTGTTCGCGCTCAACGACCGACTCCCAGAACGGGAACCGATCGAAATTCTCGCACTCGTCCCCAACCGCGTCAGCGGCGACAACGAGGAAAAACGCGTCCTCCGAGCACTCGAGGACAGCCAGTTCGAGAGCTATCTCCCGCCGTTCGCTCGCTCCGATCTGCTCGAGGACGACGTCGCGCTCGGGCCCGGTATCCGGGAACGGGTAGCGTTTCGCCGAGCCTACCGTAGCGGCGTCCCGCTTGCGGCCTACGACCCAGACATCGACATGCTCGAGCGACTCGACGCGCTCGCGGAAACGGTCGAGGAGAAGAGCCGCCAGATCGCTTGA
- the cobS gene encoding adenosylcobinamide-GDP ribazoletransferase, whose product MTVGRWLRAIRGAVGFLTRLPVGHHDGDWEAFRTTPAAFPVVGLVAGSLAAVPLLAVETLAAPTVALGYLLAVYGVMGVHHVDGVADLGDALVVHGDRERRREVLKDTTTGVGAVLAVSVTVAALALGALGLAGLPALAAVGIAVAAEVGTKLGMAAMACLGTASYEGMGRQFTERSTPRAFVPLAVVVLAAMGLTWPRPAAVALPGAVAGIVLPWYWSNRHLGGINGDIFGAANEIGRVAGIHVGVIAWTLL is encoded by the coding sequence GTGACGGTCGGTCGCTGGCTCCGGGCGATCCGCGGTGCAGTTGGCTTCCTGACGCGGCTGCCGGTCGGCCACCACGACGGCGACTGGGAGGCGTTTCGGACGACGCCGGCGGCGTTCCCGGTCGTCGGCCTCGTGGCTGGCTCGCTCGCGGCAGTTCCATTGCTTGCGGTCGAAACGCTCGCTGCGCCGACCGTCGCACTCGGATACCTGCTCGCCGTCTACGGGGTGATGGGCGTCCACCACGTCGACGGGGTCGCGGATCTGGGTGACGCGCTGGTCGTCCACGGCGACCGCGAGCGCCGCCGCGAAGTGTTAAAAGACACCACGACCGGTGTTGGGGCCGTCCTCGCGGTGTCGGTCACCGTTGCTGCCCTCGCGCTCGGTGCACTCGGCCTCGCCGGGCTTCCGGCACTCGCGGCCGTCGGAATCGCGGTCGCGGCCGAAGTCGGGACGAAACTCGGGATGGCCGCGATGGCCTGTCTCGGGACGGCAAGCTACGAGGGGATGGGGCGACAGTTCACGGAGCGGTCGACGCCTCGAGCGTTCGTCCCCCTTGCGGTCGTCGTCCTCGCGGCGATGGGGCTCACGTGGCCACGTCCGGCCGCGGTCGCCCTGCCCGGGGCCGTCGCCGGTATCGTCCTCCCCTGGTACTGGTCGAATCGCCACCTCGGCGGGATCAACGGCGACATTTTCGGTGCAGCAAACGAGATCGGTCGGGTCGCGGGCATCCACGTGGGGGTGATCGCGTGGACGCTGTTGTGA
- a CDS encoding translation initiation factor IF-2 subunit beta: MDYESSLDRAMEDVPDIGGDEQRLQIPDATAQKDGAFTRFKNVDDIADVLSRETEHVHRFIQRELGTSGKLEDGRARYNGSFSQQDFDAAVDAYVDEYVLCTECGLPDTRLVREDRTPMLRCDACGAFRPVTKRSTSTQQQQQQEAVEEGKTYTVEITGTGRKGDGVAEKGEYTIFVPGAAEGDVVDIYIKNISGNLAFARLD; the protein is encoded by the coding sequence ATGGATTACGAATCGAGTCTCGACCGAGCGATGGAGGACGTTCCCGACATCGGAGGCGACGAACAGCGGTTACAGATTCCGGATGCCACAGCCCAGAAAGACGGTGCGTTCACCCGGTTCAAGAACGTCGACGATATCGCCGACGTGCTCTCCCGGGAGACCGAACACGTTCACCGGTTCATCCAGCGTGAACTGGGGACTAGTGGTAAACTTGAGGACGGTCGTGCCCGGTACAACGGCTCGTTCTCTCAGCAGGACTTCGACGCTGCCGTCGACGCCTACGTCGACGAGTACGTCCTCTGTACGGAGTGTGGCTTGCCGGACACCCGTCTCGTCCGCGAGGATCGCACGCCGATGCTTCGCTGTGACGCCTGTGGTGCGTTCCGTCCCGTCACCAAGCGCTCGACGAGCACCCAGCAGCAACAACAGCAGGAAGCCGTCGAAGAGGGCAAGACCTACACTGTCGAGATCACCGGCACGGGCCGCAAGGGTGACGGTGTCGCGGAAAAAGGCGAGTACACGATCTTCGTCCCCGGTGCAGCCGAAGGTGACGTCGTCGACATCTACATCAAGAACATCTCGGGCAACCTCGCGTTCGCCCGTCTCGACTGA
- a CDS encoding adenosylcobinamide amidohydrolase, which yields MTDEPPYDAIRRDGVLRVTRPGTEWLSTGWGGGRERADCAYNVSVPDDWERTDLERYVDERLERAEFVADGERPVLLTGVDVEDARGARCGPVSAYATAGISNPAALPADPDGEPDAEGVSLPETPSSPEPGTVNVVVGTTRSLAPGALANLIAVAAETKAATLLAETGFPGTTTDAVVAGHDPSGTPVDFSGSATEVGAAARACVREAVRASLRAHYADYESSLPESADDASYGVSTDVRAAVVEPSLEEVPDER from the coding sequence ATGACCGACGAGCCACCGTACGACGCGATCCGTCGCGACGGTGTCCTCCGGGTTACACGCCCTGGAACCGAGTGGCTCTCGACTGGCTGGGGCGGCGGCCGCGAACGAGCCGACTGTGCGTACAACGTCTCGGTGCCCGACGACTGGGAGCGGACGGACCTTGAGCGTTACGTCGACGAACGACTCGAGCGCGCGGAGTTCGTCGCGGACGGAGAGCGCCCGGTCTTGCTCACGGGTGTCGATGTCGAGGACGCTCGTGGCGCTCGCTGTGGGCCGGTTAGCGCCTACGCGACCGCCGGCATCTCGAACCCCGCGGCGTTGCCCGCTGACCCCGACGGCGAACCCGACGCCGAAGGTGTCTCCCTGCCCGAAACGCCCTCGAGTCCCGAACCTGGGACCGTCAACGTCGTCGTCGGAACGACGCGGTCGCTCGCTCCCGGTGCGCTCGCGAATCTGATTGCGGTAGCCGCGGAGACGAAGGCAGCGACGCTTCTCGCGGAGACCGGCTTCCCAGGCACGACCACGGACGCCGTCGTCGCCGGCCACGACCCCTCGGGAACGCCGGTCGACTTCTCCGGGAGCGCGACCGAAGTCGGGGCGGCGGCGCGAGCCTGCGTCCGCGAGGCGGTTCGGGCGTCGCTGCGGGCACATTATGCCGACTACGAGTCGTCTTTGCCAGAATCTGCAGACGACGCCTCGTATGGCGTCTCGACCGACGTTCGGGCAGCCGTCGTCGAGCCGTCGCTCGAGGAAGTCCCGGACGAACGCTGA
- the yqeC gene encoding selenium cofactor biosynthesis protein YqeC, producing the protein MPTSLVDALEADSGVTCVVGAGGKKSTLYALADRLERAIVTATVRIPPFADRMAKLAVTKRPDDVVRSTETWPLGLVPAREGDDRYLGYEPATIDELTGHGGVPILVKADGARTRWLKAPAENEPQLPSSADIVVPIASVRIVGKRLGEEHVHRPERVAAVADLEVGDRISPADVATVLTSEAGGYKDVPDGATVVPLLNMADTPELEATAREIATEIRERRDVPRVVVTRLLEEESIVAVV; encoded by the coding sequence GTGCCAACCTCTCTGGTCGACGCCCTCGAGGCCGACAGCGGCGTGACCTGCGTCGTCGGTGCAGGCGGCAAGAAGTCGACGTTGTATGCGCTTGCGGACCGTCTCGAGCGGGCTATCGTGACCGCAACGGTACGTATCCCGCCGTTCGCAGACCGAATGGCCAAACTTGCGGTGACGAAACGACCGGACGACGTCGTCCGGTCGACTGAGACGTGGCCGCTCGGGCTCGTCCCTGCCCGCGAAGGTGACGACCGGTATCTCGGCTACGAGCCGGCGACGATAGACGAACTCACAGGCCACGGTGGCGTTCCGATACTCGTAAAAGCCGATGGTGCACGGACTCGTTGGCTCAAGGCACCGGCGGAAAACGAGCCACAGCTCCCTTCGAGTGCCGATATCGTCGTCCCAATCGCGAGCGTCCGCATCGTCGGGAAACGACTCGGGGAAGAACACGTGCACAGACCCGAGCGGGTCGCCGCGGTCGCGGATCTCGAGGTGGGCGACCGAATCTCGCCGGCGGACGTCGCGACGGTCCTGACGAGTGAGGCGGGCGGGTACAAAGACGTTCCCGACGGCGCGACGGTCGTTCCGCTGCTCAACATGGCGGATACGCCGGAACTCGAGGCGACCGCCCGCGAGATCGCGACCGAGATACGCGAGCGACGCGACGTTCCCAGAGTGGTCGTGACGCGGCTGCTCGAGGAGGAGTCGATCGTCGCCGTCGTCTGA
- the cobT gene encoding nicotinate mononucleotide-dependent phosphoribosyltransferase CobT: MRVILPAGTTETALIDGISAAGAAPDLMEHTPSADVEILEYGRPTAAPVTPVSPTGCPTPAAITRAVREVVGFDLVVVDAGLAQPTNAATVDLGIEPGNDIREAEAVPDAAAIYDRAHGFGASLPDEEVVIGETVPGGTTTALGVVTALGESAGVSSSLPDNPIERKQQVVDEALAASDLEKGDCADEPLSAIQAAGDPVQPTVAGIAAGALESGAEVTLAGGTQMVAVAAVLRHAGIDAPLSIATTSFVADGQDDLEETCEHLNCALTVTDPGFDRRDHCAMERYCAGEAKEGVAMGGALSLVPDGRMDEVRDRVETVCARLGIDDDGVIDGAP, from the coding sequence ATGCGAGTGATCCTCCCCGCAGGAACGACCGAGACGGCGCTGATCGACGGGATTAGCGCCGCTGGCGCGGCGCCCGACCTGATGGAGCATACGCCCTCGGCCGACGTCGAGATACTCGAGTACGGCCGTCCGACGGCTGCACCCGTCACGCCCGTCAGTCCGACGGGCTGTCCGACGCCGGCGGCGATTACCCGGGCTGTCCGCGAAGTCGTCGGGTTCGATCTCGTCGTCGTCGACGCCGGTCTCGCCCAGCCGACGAACGCGGCGACCGTCGATCTAGGGATCGAGCCCGGGAACGACATCCGCGAAGCCGAGGCCGTCCCGGACGCGGCGGCGATCTACGATCGGGCACACGGCTTCGGTGCGAGCCTGCCCGACGAGGAGGTCGTGATCGGCGAGACGGTCCCCGGCGGGACGACGACCGCACTCGGGGTGGTGACCGCACTCGGCGAGTCGGCAGGGGTCTCCTCCTCGCTGCCGGACAACCCGATCGAGCGCAAACAGCAGGTCGTCGACGAGGCACTCGCCGCGAGCGACCTCGAGAAGGGCGACTGTGCGGACGAACCACTTTCGGCGATCCAGGCCGCCGGCGATCCGGTCCAGCCGACCGTCGCCGGCATCGCCGCGGGCGCGCTCGAGTCGGGAGCCGAAGTGACGCTCGCTGGCGGCACCCAGATGGTCGCCGTCGCTGCCGTCCTCCGTCACGCCGGAATCGACGCGCCGCTGTCGATCGCGACGACGTCGTTCGTCGCCGACGGCCAGGACGACCTCGAAGAGACCTGCGAACACCTGAACTGCGCTCTGACGGTGACCGACCCTGGCTTTGATCGGCGCGACCACTGCGCGATGGAGCGGTACTGTGCTGGCGAGGCCAAGGAAGGCGTCGCGATGGGCGGTGCGCTCTCGCTCGTGCCCGACGGCCGGATGGACGAGGTCAGAGACCGGGTCGAGACGGTGTGTGCGCGACTCGGGATCGACGACGATGGAGTGATAGACGGTGCTCCCTGA
- the cobD gene encoding threonine-phosphate decarboxylase CobD, translated as MLPDAVRRGERVPHGGEPDRDVLDFSANTNPETPDGVEEVYTGALEQSRRYPDDDYPEFRTAAAEFVGCEPDRVIPTSGGLAAIRLAIEVTLEEDETALVPYPSFGEYAREVRLQGATPQFVRHDDLLEVGVDLLADVDLAVVCTPNNPTGTAADPDALEAFAVRCAEAGTTLLVDEAFLGFTDLRSAATFDHENVIVARSLTKLFGLPGLRAGFAVASGERRDALETARRAWSLGTPATRVGTYCLRQEAFVRETRERVASERERMRRALERRFDVSHSDAPYLVCDVGDRSVSGVLESAREDGVAVRDATTFRGLDSHVRVAVKDRESNERLLAALDAPVNGETTDR; from the coding sequence GTGCTCCCTGACGCAGTCAGACGAGGCGAACGGGTCCCCCACGGTGGTGAACCCGACAGGGACGTCCTCGACTTCTCGGCGAATACGAACCCCGAGACGCCAGACGGGGTCGAGGAGGTGTACACAGGCGCACTCGAGCAATCCCGACGCTACCCCGACGACGACTACCCCGAGTTCCGGACAGCCGCGGCCGAGTTCGTCGGCTGCGAGCCGGACCGGGTGATCCCGACATCCGGCGGACTGGCTGCTATCAGGCTCGCGATCGAGGTCACGCTCGAGGAAGACGAGACGGCGCTCGTCCCGTATCCGAGTTTCGGCGAGTACGCCCGCGAGGTTCGACTACAGGGCGCGACGCCGCAGTTCGTCCGTCACGACGACCTGCTCGAGGTCGGGGTCGACCTGCTCGCGGATGTCGACCTCGCGGTCGTCTGCACGCCGAACAACCCGACAGGCACAGCAGCCGATCCCGACGCGCTCGAGGCGTTCGCAGTCCGCTGTGCCGAGGCTGGAACGACGCTGCTGGTCGACGAGGCGTTTCTCGGGTTCACGGACCTGCGGTCGGCGGCGACCTTCGATCACGAGAACGTTATCGTTGCCCGCTCGCTCACGAAACTGTTCGGCCTGCCTGGACTCCGGGCCGGCTTCGCCGTCGCAAGCGGTGAGCGCCGAGACGCACTCGAGACGGCCCGCCGTGCGTGGTCGCTCGGGACGCCGGCCACACGGGTCGGCACGTACTGCCTGCGGCAGGAGGCGTTCGTTCGGGAGACGCGGGAACGCGTCGCGAGCGAACGGGAACGAATGCGTCGCGCCCTCGAGCGACGGTTCGATGTCTCTCACTCCGATGCACCGTACCTGGTGTGTGACGTTGGCGACCGTTCCGTGTCGGGGGTCCTCGAGTCGGCCCGCGAAGATGGCGTCGCCGTCCGTGACGCAACGACCTTCCGCGGGCTCGACTCTCACGTCCGGGTCGCTGTCAAGGACCGCGAGTCGAACGAGCGACTGCTCGCTGCGCTCGACGCTCCCGTAAACGGAGAAACGACGGACAGATGA
- a CDS encoding GTP--adenosylcobinamide-phosphate guanylyl transferase: MCGGEGTRLESTREKPRYPIAGDAMVDRVVTALDGSAIETIYAAVSPNAPDTWSHLEETGRVQTIETAGDGYVADLLAVLDSSAVSPPILTVAADLPLLEGPVVDRILAVHGDDDGSRTVCVPVTLKRRLGVSVDSRLEPADHLAPTGVNVVGTEHDTMYVSYDSRLAVNVNRLEDAQIATELEENGCE; the protein is encoded by the coding sequence ATGTGTGGCGGTGAGGGGACGCGTCTCGAGAGCACCCGCGAGAAGCCACGCTACCCGATCGCAGGGGACGCGATGGTCGATCGGGTCGTGACGGCACTCGACGGCAGCGCGATCGAGACGATCTACGCTGCAGTCTCGCCGAACGCACCCGATACCTGGAGTCACCTCGAGGAGACCGGCCGCGTCCAGACGATCGAGACCGCCGGCGACGGCTACGTCGCCGACCTGCTCGCGGTCCTCGATTCGTCGGCAGTCTCGCCGCCGATACTGACTGTCGCGGCCGATCTCCCGCTACTCGAGGGACCAGTCGTCGATCGAATACTCGCGGTCCACGGCGATGACGACGGCTCCCGAACGGTCTGTGTCCCAGTAACGCTCAAGCGCCGGCTAGGTGTCAGCGTCGACTCGCGACTCGAGCCGGCCGACCACCTCGCGCCGACCGGGGTCAACGTCGTCGGCACCGAACACGATACCATGTACGTCAGCTACGACTCGCGACTCGCAGTCAACGTGAATCGACTCGAAGACGCACAGATTGCCACGGAACTGGAGGAGAACGGATGCGAGTGA
- the cbiB gene encoding adenosylcobinamide-phosphate synthase CbiB, whose amino-acid sequence MVVATAAVIGFAFGLDLLVGEPRTTVHPVAWFGTFVGWLDREWTDSETGQRLVGVMIALLAPLVPAGAAAVPVLAAGEVHAVAAAIVAGLVLFLTTSLRSLLELTEAVVDATADDLETARERIRGLVGRDASTLSPAELRSGAIESTAENLADGLVATLLPFALLAPLSLPAAAAAAAWVKGVNTLDSMLGYPSKPIGTASAGLDDLVMWLPARITAASIAVAAGDPLALRRASEWARVPASPNSGWPMATLACVLSVRLQKPDAYDLNPDAELPTVEDADRAVTLVGLAAAVAVIVAVGLATATTVLAAGLETPAVAGVVP is encoded by the coding sequence GTGGTGGTGGCGACGGCTGCGGTGATCGGGTTCGCGTTCGGCCTCGACCTGCTGGTGGGCGAGCCACGGACTACCGTGCATCCGGTCGCCTGGTTCGGAACGTTCGTCGGCTGGCTGGATCGGGAGTGGACGGACTCCGAGACTGGTCAGCGTCTGGTTGGCGTCATGATCGCTCTGCTCGCGCCGCTGGTTCCTGCCGGGGCCGCCGCCGTCCCGGTCCTCGCTGCAGGCGAGGTTCACGCCGTCGCGGCCGCAATCGTCGCCGGGCTCGTCCTCTTCCTGACCACGAGTCTGCGCTCGCTGCTCGAGTTGACCGAGGCGGTCGTCGACGCGACGGCGGACGACCTCGAGACGGCTCGTGAACGCATCCGTGGCCTCGTCGGTCGGGACGCGTCGACGCTCTCGCCTGCGGAACTCCGAAGCGGTGCGATCGAGAGCACCGCGGAGAACCTCGCGGACGGGCTGGTCGCGACTCTGCTCCCGTTCGCCCTGCTCGCGCCGCTGTCGTTGCCCGCTGCCGCGGCTGCTGCGGCGTGGGTCAAGGGCGTCAACACGCTCGATTCGATGCTGGGCTACCCCTCGAAACCGATCGGCACCGCGAGCGCCGGGCTCGACGACCTCGTGATGTGGCTGCCCGCCAGGATTACGGCTGCCTCCATCGCCGTCGCCGCCGGCGATCCGCTCGCACTCCGGCGAGCCAGCGAGTGGGCACGAGTTCCGGCCTCGCCGAACTCCGGCTGGCCGATGGCGACGCTGGCCTGCGTCCTCTCAGTCCGGCTGCAGAAGCCGGACGCGTACGACCTCAATCCCGACGCCGAGTTGCCGACGGTCGAGGACGCCGACCGTGCAGTCACGCTCGTCGGGCTAGCGGCGGCCGTCGCCGTAATCGTGGCCGTCGGTCTCGCGACCGCGACGACAGTTCTCGCAGCAGGACTCGAGACGCCCGCTGTTGCGGGGGTGGTACCGTGA
- a CDS encoding M24 family metallopeptidase: MSTQLPAEEFERRLEAVRGRLAETDAGAGVWFGATSIEYLTGFDHIQTERPVVLAVTDERVAITVPRLEVERVESNPRIDAVYHYRDYPGGKSIETAVEMLEELGVDAVAADADGAPGVMGYQGPVLSEFVDLESQGWVARLRWEKSEAELELIRESAKWANLGHRYLAEYTEPGAHPATVSQRASLEASRAMLDTLGDQYVARTRGDGPVHAGYITGEQTRLPHGHTANRRLEAGDVLVTGASANVDGYFSELERTMFVGEPDDEQVNYFEIMAEAQDIAIDELGPGVPIAAVDRAVEAYFEEQGVADLAQHHVGHNIGMGGHEPPYIDEGWGDHCESEHTNYDEDDAVMQPGHVWTIEPGIYTDTYGYRHSDTIAVTEDGIEWLTYYPRDLESNIVSLE; encoded by the coding sequence ATGTCGACACAGCTTCCTGCCGAGGAGTTCGAACGCCGTCTCGAGGCCGTCCGCGGTCGGCTCGCGGAGACGGACGCGGGCGCTGGCGTCTGGTTCGGCGCGACGAGCATCGAGTATCTCACCGGCTTCGATCACATCCAGACCGAACGGCCGGTCGTGCTCGCAGTAACGGACGAACGCGTCGCGATCACCGTTCCCCGACTCGAGGTCGAACGTGTCGAGTCGAACCCGCGGATCGACGCCGTCTATCACTACCGGGACTATCCCGGCGGCAAATCGATCGAGACCGCAGTCGAGATGCTCGAGGAACTCGGTGTCGACGCCGTCGCCGCCGATGCCGACGGCGCGCCGGGCGTGATGGGCTACCAGGGCCCCGTACTGTCGGAGTTCGTCGACCTCGAGAGCCAGGGCTGGGTCGCGCGACTGCGCTGGGAGAAGTCCGAGGCCGAACTCGAGTTGATCCGTGAGTCTGCCAAGTGGGCGAACCTCGGTCATCGCTATCTCGCGGAGTACACCGAGCCGGGCGCTCACCCGGCGACGGTGAGCCAGCGGGCGTCGCTCGAGGCCTCCCGGGCGATGCTCGATACCCTCGGGGACCAGTATGTCGCCCGCACTCGTGGCGACGGGCCGGTCCACGCGGGCTACATCACGGGCGAACAGACTAGGCTTCCCCACGGCCACACCGCGAATCGCCGACTCGAGGCGGGCGACGTGCTCGTCACGGGCGCGAGCGCAAACGTCGACGGCTACTTCTCAGAACTCGAGCGGACGATGTTCGTCGGTGAGCCCGACGACGAGCAGGTCAACTACTTCGAGATCATGGCAGAGGCCCAGGACATTGCGATCGACGAACTCGGCCCGGGCGTCCCAATCGCGGCAGTCGACCGCGCCGTCGAGGCCTACTTCGAGGAGCAAGGTGTCGCGGACCTCGCACAGCACCACGTCGGCCACAACATCGGCATGGGCGGCCACGAACCGCCGTACATCGACGAGGGGTGGGGAGACCACTGCGAGAGCGAACACACGAACTACGACGAGGACGACGCCGTGATGCAGCCCGGCCACGTCTGGACGATCGAACCCGGCATCTACACCGACACCTACGGCTACCGTCACTCCGATACGATCGCCGTCACCGAGGACGGGATCGAGTGGCTGACCTACTATCCGCGAGACCTCGAGTCGAATATCGTGTCGCTCGAGTGA
- a CDS encoding HAD family hydrolase encodes MAVSFDLFGTLVCADTPDDPAAAVAAELEARDVSVPDDWGDAYRGPHVDAPEGAEVPLHAHVARALASRGVHPSGNVSRRAVVAAFDPVVETRSGAREALEAAREYGPVALCSNCSVPELVGRTLVRSDFEREDFDAIVSSVGCGWRKPAPDIFTQTADELGVSPGDLIHVGDDPRTDGGIEAVGGRAILLEETPLEDVPAEIEALEGKREER; translated from the coding sequence GTGGCAGTATCGTTTGACCTCTTTGGAACCCTCGTCTGTGCCGACACGCCCGACGATCCGGCTGCGGCCGTCGCCGCGGAACTCGAGGCCCGTGACGTCTCGGTGCCCGACGACTGGGGCGACGCCTACCGCGGGCCCCACGTCGACGCGCCCGAGGGTGCCGAGGTGCCGTTACACGCACACGTCGCTCGCGCGCTCGCGAGCCGCGGCGTCCATCCGTCGGGAAACGTCTCTCGACGGGCCGTCGTCGCCGCGTTCGATCCCGTCGTCGAGACCAGATCGGGCGCTCGAGAGGCACTCGAGGCCGCCCGCGAGTACGGCCCCGTCGCGCTCTGTTCGAACTGTAGCGTCCCCGAACTCGTGGGTCGGACGCTCGTCAGGTCCGATTTCGAGCGAGAAGACTTCGACGCCATCGTCTCGAGCGTCGGCTGTGGCTGGCGCAAGCCGGCTCCCGATATTTTCACACAGACTGCGGACGAACTCGGCGTCTCACCCGGAGACCTGATCCACGTCGGCGACGACCCGCGGACCGACGGCGGAATCGAAGCGGTCGGCGGGCGGGCGATCCTGCTCGAGGAGACGCCCCTCGAAGACGTACCGGCCGAAATAGAGGCGCTCGAGGGCAAAAGAGAGGAGAGGTGA
- a CDS encoding IS5-like element ISNagr1 family transposase — protein MSKISRFTGKVVTLAKSAVGGRGESAAPQGGGGFADYAVVSLHCLRIYLEKSYREALDLLSEMPQILAEIGLEEADLPDHSTLVKAFDRIKMAVWRVLLRLSAQLHEPSGHAAMDATFFDRENASKHYCRRTNYRVQTLKTTALVDTESQAILDVHCTTKKRHDTQIGWQLARRNAGELHSLAADKGYDWQRFRDKLREEDVRPLIKHREFRPIDHAHNARIDGTLYGQRALSETVFSVIKRTLGDAVRARSWYREFREIVLMCAVYNIKRTVN, from the coding sequence ATGTCCAAAATTTCCCGCTTCACTGGGAAGGTCGTGACGTTGGCTAAAAGTGCTGTTGGTGGCCGAGGCGAATCCGCCGCCCCGCAGGGTGGCGGCGGATTCGCCGACTACGCCGTCGTTTCGCTGCACTGTCTGCGGATTTACTTGGAGAAATCCTACCGGGAAGCACTTGACCTGTTGAGCGAGATGCCACAAATACTGGCGGAGATCGGCCTTGAGGAGGCCGATCTCCCTGATCACTCTACGCTAGTGAAAGCATTTGATAGGATCAAGATGGCAGTCTGGCGAGTGCTGCTGCGCCTGTCGGCGCAGCTGCACGAGCCATCTGGCCATGCGGCGATGGATGCGACGTTTTTCGACCGCGAAAACGCGAGCAAACACTACTGCCGACGGACGAATTACCGCGTTCAGACGCTCAAAACAACGGCTCTGGTCGATACTGAGTCACAAGCTATCCTCGACGTTCACTGCACAACCAAGAAACGTCACGACACGCAGATCGGCTGGCAACTCGCCCGCCGCAACGCTGGCGAGTTGCACAGCCTCGCCGCCGACAAAGGCTACGACTGGCAACGGTTCCGTGATAAACTCCGGGAAGAGGACGTAAGACCGCTGATCAAGCATCGAGAGTTCCGTCCCATCGATCACGCGCATAACGCGCGGATCGATGGGACTCTCTACGGCCAGAGAGCGTTGTCTGAGACCGTCTTCTCGGTGATCAAGCGCACGCTCGGCGACGCCGTGCGTGCGCGAAGCTGGTATCGTGAGTTCCGTGAAATCGTCCTAATGTGTGCCGTATACAACATCAAGCGTACCGTCAACTAG